From Heterodontus francisci isolate sHetFra1 chromosome 9, sHetFra1.hap1, whole genome shotgun sequence, the proteins below share one genomic window:
- the LOC137374023 gene encoding gastrula zinc finger protein XlCGF57.1-like yields MSGQVHTLLPLFLLECFTVVVLLSVSKLFSPYPSDVGGLEVTGFRRGGIAAVKCKANVRSGSEGVADLSEPEYRRILNMKGERTGHSGEKLYTCSVCGRGFSQSSGLLKHKRSQTETKPSNYGDCGKGFNYPVELETHPRSHTLERPFTCSECGKGFIKSSDLLRHQRVHTGERPFTCSECGKGFTLSSHLLTHQRVHTGERPFTCSECGKKFAQFSDLLRHQRVHTGERPFTCTECGKGFTTSSNLLSHQRVHTGERPFTCTECGKGFATSSKLLRHQRVHTDERPFRCSHCGTGFKRSSDLTDHQRIHTGERPFTCSECGKGFITSSHRLKHQRIHTGERPFTCSTCRKGFTTSSDLLKHQRVHTGERPFTCSECGKGFTQSSNLLKHKRVHTE; encoded by the exons atgtcagggcaggtacacacactgctcccccttttcctcctggaatGTTTTACTGTAGTCgtgctgctgagtgtttctaaactcttttCTCCCTATCCCAGTGATGTCGGTGGATTGGAGGttact ggttttagaaggggaggaattgcagccgtgaaatgcaaagcaaacgtcagatcaggatctgaaggagttGCCGATTTATCAGAACCCGAATATCGCAGGATTTTGAACATGAAAGGAGAAAGGACcggtcacagtggggagaaactgtacacgtgttctgtgtgtggacgaggtttcagccaaTCATCTGGCCTGTTGAAGCACAAGCGCAGTCAAACTGAGACAAAACCAAGTAAttatggggactgtggaaagggatttaATTATCCAGtggagctggaaactcatccacgtagtcacaccctggagaggccgttcacctgttccgagtgtgggaagggattcattaaaTCATCCGACCTGCTGCGACATCagcgtgttcacactggggagaggccgttcacctgctcagagtgtgggaagggattcacactGTCATCCCACCTTCTGacccaccagcgagttcacactggggagaggccattcacctgctctgagtgtgggaagaaaTTTGCTCAGTTTTctgacctgctgagacaccagcgagttcacacaggggaaAGGCCGTTCACTtgcacagagtgtgggaagggattcactacttcatccaacctgctgtcgcatcaacgagttcacactggggagaggccgttcacctgcacagagtgtgggaagggattcgctacgtcatccaaactgctgagacaccagcgagttcacactgacgagagaccgttcAGGTGCTCTCATTGTGGGACTGGGTTCAAGCGATCATCTGATCTCACTGACCACCAACgaattcacaccggggagaggccgttcacctgctcagagtgtgggaagggatttattaCTTCATCCCATCGTCTGAAACACCagcgtattcacactggggagaggccattcacctgctccacgtgtaggaagggattcactacttcatccgacctgctgaaacatcagcgagttcacaccggggagaggccattcacctgttcggagtgtgggaagggattcactcagtcatccaaccttctGAAACATAAGCGAGTTCACACTGAGTAG